The following coding sequences lie in one Mesorhizobium sp. DCY119 genomic window:
- the truA gene encoding tRNA pseudouridine(38-40) synthase TruA, which produces MPRYRLDIEYDGTAYAGWQRQDGPATVQGAIEQAIKGFSGEDVTLRGAGRTDAGVHATGQVGHVDLTKAWRDDTVRDAINAHLQMAGAAVAILAAYAVPDDFDARFSATGRQYLYRILNRRAPAALERNRVWVVQKKIDADAMHEAAQVLVGRHDFTTFRSLQCQASSPLRTLERFDVVRKGDEIEIHAAARSFLHNQVRSMVGTIKRVGEGAWSAADVKAALEAKDRAACGSVAPPFGLYLTKVDY; this is translated from the coding sequence ATGCCGCGCTACCGCCTCGACATCGAATATGATGGCACCGCCTATGCCGGCTGGCAGCGGCAGGACGGGCCTGCCACTGTGCAGGGCGCGATCGAACAGGCGATCAAGGGTTTTTCCGGCGAGGACGTGACGCTGCGCGGTGCTGGTCGCACCGACGCCGGCGTTCATGCGACCGGGCAGGTCGGCCATGTCGATCTCACCAAGGCATGGCGCGACGATACGGTGCGCGATGCCATCAACGCTCATCTGCAGATGGCAGGGGCGGCCGTGGCGATCCTCGCTGCATATGCCGTGCCGGACGATTTCGATGCCCGCTTTTCGGCGACCGGCCGGCAATATCTCTACCGCATACTGAACCGCCGCGCGCCGGCAGCGCTCGAGCGCAACCGGGTCTGGGTGGTGCAGAAGAAGATCGATGCCGACGCCATGCATGAGGCAGCACAGGTTCTGGTCGGGCGGCACGATTTCACGACATTCCGCTCGCTGCAGTGCCAGGCTTCGAGCCCGCTGCGTACGCTTGAGCGCTTCGATGTCGTGCGCAAAGGCGACGAGATCGAAATCCACGCGGCTGCGCGTTCCTTCCTGCACAATCAGGTGCGCTCGATGGTCGGCACCATCAAGCGGGTCGGCGAGGGCGCGTGGTCGGCTGCCGATGTTAAAGCCGCGCTCGAGGCGAAGGATCGAGCCGCCTGCGGCTCAGTGGCGCCGCCTTTTGGGCTCTATCTGACCAAGGTCGATTACTGA
- a CDS encoding N-acetyltransferase: protein MNDVVIRPAEERDRAGIHQVEERAFGQAGEATLVDRLVADGDVVLELVAEKEDRIVGHVLFSRLTVEENGEGFAAVALAPLAVDPDLHCQGIGGALVREAHERLKQAGEKLSIVLGDPAYYGRFGYHRSGAEKFDSDYQCDALQALAWSEAPSTGRLIYAPAFSAL, encoded by the coding sequence ATGAACGATGTCGTCATCAGGCCGGCAGAAGAACGCGACCGCGCGGGTATTCACCAAGTCGAGGAACGCGCCTTCGGCCAGGCTGGCGAAGCGACGCTGGTCGACCGGCTGGTGGCGGATGGCGACGTGGTGCTGGAACTGGTCGCCGAAAAGGAAGACCGTATTGTCGGCCATGTCTTGTTTTCCCGGCTAACGGTTGAAGAGAATGGCGAGGGCTTTGCCGCCGTGGCGCTGGCCCCGCTTGCCGTCGATCCCGATCTGCACTGCCAGGGCATCGGCGGTGCGCTGGTTCGCGAAGCACATGAACGGCTGAAGCAGGCCGGCGAAAAGCTTTCGATCGTGCTTGGCGATCCGGCCTATTACGGCCGGTTCGGTTATCACCGGTCCGGCGCCGAGAAATTCGACAGCGACTATCAGTGCGATGCGTTGCAGGCGCTTGCCTGGAGCGAAGCGCCATCGACCGGCAGGCTGATCTACGCGCCTGCCTTCAGCGCGTTGTGA
- a CDS encoding transporter, whose translation MPPGDDIQRYLAGAWRLMMGKRDGVALLDLSADGFWNSFFAIVIALPPLFVGWAGTASELGADPMASSSRFSYFLRLAAVDLGAWVLPLVALAFIAPMAGIRDRFVHYVVATNWASVILSWLVLPAALLRLFTTADSQLVVAVSFAVFVLSMVLTWRLTNAIIAKGPAVGSAVFAGMFVASVVVLIALQSLLGISFPQ comes from the coding sequence ATGCCGCCCGGCGACGACATCCAGCGATATCTGGCCGGGGCCTGGCGGCTGATGATGGGCAAGCGCGACGGCGTCGCCCTGCTCGATCTTTCCGCCGACGGCTTCTGGAATTCGTTCTTCGCCATCGTCATTGCACTGCCGCCGCTGTTCGTCGGCTGGGCCGGAACGGCAAGCGAGCTCGGCGCCGATCCGATGGCGTCGTCGAGCCGGTTTTCCTATTTCCTGCGTCTTGCTGCGGTCGATCTGGGCGCCTGGGTTCTGCCGCTGGTCGCACTGGCCTTCATCGCGCCCATGGCCGGCATCCGCGACCGCTTCGTGCATTATGTCGTGGCCACCAACTGGGCTTCGGTAATCCTGTCCTGGCTGGTGCTGCCGGCGGCACTCCTGCGGCTGTTCACGACAGCGGACTCACAATTGGTGGTCGCAGTATCCTTCGCCGTCTTCGTGCTTTCCATGGTGCTGACCTGGCGGCTCACCAATGCCATCATCGCCAAGGGACCGGCTGTCGGCAGTGCCGTCTTTGCCGGCATGTTCGTCGCCTCGGTCGTCGTGCTCATCGCACTTCAATCGCTGCTCGGAATATCATTTCCTCAGTAA